gtcctcctccgccatggaTGAGCTTATCGTGGTGGAGCGGCGACCCACGGATCCGCGGTGGCCGTGGTCACCATCAACCGCCTCGCGCTCGCAGGCGCGTTTCGCCGCCTCGACGCCGACGACACCGTGGCCGTCGTGGTCCTCGCTGGGCGCGGCCACGCCTTCTGCTCTGGCGTTGACCTTACCGCCGCCGAGGACGTCTTCAAGGGCGACATCAAGGACCCCGCCGCCGACCCCATCGCCGCCATGGTTGCGTACCGCAAGCCCATCGTTGGCGCCATCGCCGGATTCACCGTCACCGCCGGGTTC
The sequence above is drawn from the Ananas comosus cultivar F153 unplaced genomic scaffold, ASM154086v1, whole genome shotgun sequence genome and encodes:
- the LOC109705453 gene encoding probable enoyl-CoA hydratase 1, peroxisomal translates to YRGGAATHGSAVAVVTINRLALAGAFRRLDADDTVAVVVLAGRGHAFCSGVDLTAAEDVFKGDIKDPAADPIAAMVAYRKPIVGAIAGFTVTAGFEIALACDLLVAGRDAEFADPYAAEAAAPR